One genomic segment of Geitlerinema sp. PCC 9228 includes these proteins:
- the hypB gene encoding hydrogenase nickel incorporation protein HypB: MCVNCGCSDNSQTKITNPETGEHQHVLADGTIVNHSHDHNGDHHHQESSHAHTHAQIHHTTISVEQDLLAKNNLTAAQNRGWFDGRNILAFNLVSSPGAGKTTFLVRTIRDLQSEIPISVIEGDQETANDSQKIAATGAKVMQVNTGTGCHLDAEMVAKALKQLHPPLHSTVMLENVGNLVCPALFDLGEAAKVAILSVTEGDDKPIKYPHMFRASQVMVINKIDLLPYVEFDVEKCCEYARQTNPDIKIFQVSATTGEGMESWYDWIREILAAGENQVAAAST, from the coding sequence ATGTGTGTAAATTGCGGCTGTTCCGACAATTCCCAAACCAAAATTACCAATCCCGAAACGGGAGAACACCAACACGTACTTGCGGATGGTACGATTGTCAATCATTCCCACGACCACAACGGCGACCATCACCACCAGGAAAGTTCCCACGCCCATACCCATGCCCAAATCCACCATACCACGATTTCTGTGGAACAGGATTTGCTGGCGAAAAACAATCTCACCGCCGCGCAAAATCGCGGCTGGTTTGATGGTAGAAATATTTTAGCGTTCAATTTGGTTAGTTCCCCAGGTGCTGGGAAAACTACGTTTTTGGTACGTACGATTCGCGATTTGCAGTCGGAAATTCCCATTTCAGTTATTGAAGGCGACCAGGAAACTGCGAACGATTCGCAAAAAATTGCTGCCACTGGTGCGAAAGTCATGCAAGTAAATACGGGAACGGGATGCCATTTGGATGCGGAAATGGTTGCCAAGGCGTTAAAACAGCTTCATCCCCCGCTTCATTCTACCGTGATGCTGGAAAATGTGGGCAATTTGGTTTGTCCGGCACTATTCGATTTGGGAGAAGCTGCTAAGGTGGCGATTCTTTCGGTGACGGAAGGGGATGACAAGCCAATTAAATATCCGCACATGTTCCGCGCCAGCCAGGTGATGGTAATCAATAAAATCGATTTGCTACCCTATGTAGAGTTTGACGTGGAAAAATGCTGCGAATACGCACGTCAAACCAATCCCGATATCAAAATCTTTCAGGTATCGGCGACAACAGGAGAAGGTATGGAAAGCTGGTACGATTGGATTCGCGAAATTTTGGCGGCTGGAGAAAATCAGGTAGCGGCGGCTTCTACCTAA
- the hypE gene encoding hydrogenase expression/formation protein HypE yields the protein MTDTNKNIAKSPSRKKKFRDTTVTLAHGSGGQAMRDLIDDIFVGSFGNPAMADLEDGVSFPIQSLAQLGDRLTFTTDSFVVDPLFFPGGDIGTLAVNGTVNDLAVSGATPLYLSCSVIVEEGLAVDSLRKVAASIQQAAEAANVQIVTGDTKVVPKGSADKLFLNTAGIGMVREGINVKSDRLQPGDAILVNGPLGDHGTAILIARGELALDTNVASDCQPLHGLVDIIINACPQVKAMRDATRGGVATVLNEFATASGVGIRLQESQVPIREEVKGVCEILGFDPLYLANEGKLVVAVPQEAAETVLAAMQSHPAGQESKIIGEVVEAAAGVVWMQTGFGSERVVDMLVGEQLPRIC from the coding sequence ATGACCGATACCAATAAAAACATCGCCAAATCCCCATCTCGCAAGAAAAAATTTCGCGATACCACCGTTACCTTGGCACACGGTAGCGGCGGTCAAGCCATGCGGGATTTAATTGACGATATTTTTGTGGGGAGTTTTGGCAATCCGGCAATGGCGGATTTGGAAGATGGGGTCAGCTTTCCTATTCAATCTTTAGCACAATTGGGCGATCGCTTGACGTTTACCACCGATTCTTTTGTGGTAGACCCGCTATTTTTCCCTGGCGGGGATATTGGTACGTTGGCGGTGAATGGTACGGTAAACGATTTGGCGGTCAGCGGTGCTACCCCTTTGTATCTTTCTTGTAGCGTTATCGTCGAAGAAGGATTGGCAGTAGATAGTTTGCGAAAAGTTGCTGCCAGCATCCAACAAGCTGCTGAAGCTGCCAACGTACAAATCGTAACCGGCGATACCAAAGTCGTTCCCAAAGGGTCTGCCGATAAGTTATTTTTGAATACAGCTGGCATCGGTATGGTTCGCGAAGGGATAAACGTAAAAAGCGATCGCTTGCAACCGGGAGATGCTATTTTGGTAAATGGACCCCTGGGCGACCATGGGACAGCGATTTTAATTGCTAGGGGAGAACTGGCGTTAGATACCAACGTTGCCAGCGACTGTCAGCCTTTACACGGTTTGGTCGATATCATTATCAACGCTTGCCCCCAGGTAAAAGCCATGCGAGATGCCACCCGTGGCGGCGTGGCTACCGTTTTGAACGAATTTGCTACCGCTTCTGGCGTGGGAATTCGCCTGCAAGAGTCGCAAGTTCCCATTCGCGAGGAAGTCAAAGGGGTTTGCGAGATTTTGGGATTTGACCCGCTGTATCTTGCCAACGAAGGAAAATTGGTGGTTGCTGTTCCCCAGGAAGCGGCGGAAACGGTTTTGGCAGCTATGCAATCCCATCCTGCCGGTCAAGAAAGTAAAATTATCGGCGAAGTTGTGGAGGCGGCGGCTGGTGTGGTTTGGATGCAAACGGGATTTGGTAGCGAACGGGTGGTGGATATGTTGGTTGGCGAACAGCTACCAAGGATTTGTTAG
- the hypA gene encoding hydrogenase maturation nickel metallochaperone HypA has protein sequence MHELGITQNIVAIACEQAQGAQVSKISLEVGQLTTIMPDAVRFCFDVCARDTLCQGATLEIIEIPGKGKCRQCGAELALDMPYGICECGSTSLDIIDGEQLKIQSMEIASCV, from the coding sequence ATGCATGAATTGGGGATAACGCAAAATATTGTCGCGATCGCTTGCGAACAAGCACAAGGTGCCCAAGTTAGCAAAATTTCCTTAGAAGTTGGGCAGCTTACTACCATTATGCCCGATGCCGTACGTTTTTGTTTTGATGTTTGCGCGCGGGATACCCTCTGCCAAGGTGCTACATTAGAAATTATAGAAATTCCAGGGAAAGGCAAATGCCGTCAATGCGGTGCGGAGTTGGCTTTGGATATGCCTTACGGAATTTGCGAATGCGGCAGTACATCCCTGGATATTATTGATGGCGAACAGTTAAAAATCCAATCTATGGAGATAGCATCATGTGTGTAA
- the tsaE gene encoding tRNA (adenosine(37)-N6)-threonylcarbamoyltransferase complex ATPase subunit type 1 TsaE: MQKVIDLPDAATTYKLGVTLGETLSPGRILLLVGALGTGKTTLIQGIGAGLGITDAIASPTFTLINEYPEGRVPLYHFDLYRLQPDEVTDLMPQMYTDGMEVEPGIVAIEWGDRLPHPPKEAVTISLTHLHSTPTEDARQLEIIPGTSPEANREIFAAIPTLPLR, from the coding sequence ATGCAGAAAGTTATTGACTTACCAGATGCCGCCACTACCTACAAACTGGGCGTTACGTTGGGAGAAACCCTATCCCCAGGTCGAATTTTGCTGTTGGTGGGAGCGTTGGGCACTGGCAAAACCACGTTAATCCAGGGAATTGGTGCTGGATTGGGAATTACCGATGCGATCGCTTCTCCCACATTTACCCTTATTAACGAGTATCCTGAAGGCAGGGTGCCTTTATATCATTTTGACCTCTACCGCCTGCAACCGGACGAAGTTACCGACCTCATGCCGCAGATGTATACCGATGGCATGGAAGTAGAACCGGGAATTGTTGCCATCGAATGGGGCGATCGCTTACCCCATCCTCCCAAAGAAGCTGTTACCATTAGCCTAACCCACCTACACTCAACGCCAACAGAAGATGCCAGGCAGCTAGAAATCATTCCCGGTACTTCCCCAGAAGCCAATCGAGAAATTTTCGCAGCAATCCCAACGTTGCCACTTAGGTAG
- the mdh gene encoding malate dehydrogenase, with protein MTHIASPSSNSPTPTHHTNRVSIIGAGKVGSTLAQRIVEKNIADVVLLDIIPGIPQGIALDLNQARGVELHDRVIIGTNSYTDTAASDIVVITAGKPRKPGMSRSDLAVTNAPIVMEAAKKAIAQSPNAIFIVVSNPLDVMTYLAWEASGLPSHRIMGMAGVLDSSRFQSFIAAELNVSITDVKALVLGDHGNLMVPLPRYCTVRGIPVTELLDAETIQGLTERTRHGGQEIVEHMKTGSAYFAPASAVSEMVAAILQDKKRILPAAAYLQGEYDIEDVFLGVPCSLGCQGVEKIVKLDLTSEELDALQSAAMAVKDNVSRAKKALAAGDESPQLLDNG; from the coding sequence ATGACCCACATCGCTTCCCCTTCGTCTAATTCGCCAACACCAACCCATCACACCAACCGCGTTTCTATCATCGGTGCGGGCAAAGTTGGCAGTACCCTAGCCCAAAGAATCGTAGAAAAAAATATAGCCGATGTGGTGCTATTGGATATTATACCGGGAATTCCCCAGGGAATTGCCTTAGATTTAAACCAAGCGCGGGGCGTAGAACTGCACGATCGCGTTATTATTGGCACCAATAGTTATACCGATACCGCCGCATCGGATATTGTGGTCATTACGGCCGGCAAACCCCGCAAACCGGGCATGAGTCGTTCCGATTTGGCAGTAACCAATGCCCCCATTGTCATGGAAGCGGCAAAAAAAGCCATAGCGCAATCTCCCAACGCCATTTTCATTGTGGTTAGCAATCCCCTCGACGTAATGACCTATTTAGCTTGGGAAGCTAGTGGTTTGCCTAGCCATCGCATTATGGGAATGGCAGGCGTCTTGGATTCTTCCCGCTTTCAAAGCTTTATCGCTGCAGAACTCAACGTTTCCATTACCGATGTCAAAGCATTGGTCTTGGGCGACCATGGCAATTTAATGGTACCATTACCCCGCTACTGTACCGTGCGCGGTATTCCTGTAACCGAACTGCTGGATGCCGAGACTATCCAAGGTTTGACCGAACGTACTCGCCATGGCGGTCAGGAAATCGTCGAACATATGAAAACCGGCAGTGCGTATTTTGCACCAGCTTCGGCGGTTTCGGAAATGGTGGCGGCGATTTTGCAAGATAAAAAGCGGATTTTGCCAGCTGCAGCTTACTTGCAAGGGGAATACGACATTGAAGATGTATTTTTGGGGGTTCCCTGTTCTTTGGGTTGCCAAGGGGTGGAAAAAATCGTCAAACTAGATTTAACTTCTGAGGAACTGGATGCTTTGCAATCGGCAGCTATGGCAGTTAAAGATAATGTTTCTCGCGCTAAAAAAGCCCTCGCGGCTGGTGACGAATCGCCCCAATTGCTAGATAATGGGTAA
- a CDS encoding HypC/HybG/HupF family hydrogenase formation chaperone, which translates to MCLGIPGQIVELTDQENYLATVNIGGVQRQVNIACIVDEEHSPEDCVGDWVLVHVGFAMNRLDEEEAAETLDMLSQMEMVQ; encoded by the coding sequence ATGTGTTTGGGAATTCCAGGGCAAATCGTCGAACTAACCGACCAAGAAAATTATCTCGCAACGGTCAACATCGGCGGCGTTCAACGTCAGGTGAATATTGCCTGCATCGTTGACGAAGAACATTCCCCCGAAGATTGTGTTGGGGATTGGGTTTTGGTACATGTCGGGTTTGCCATGAACCGCCTCGACGAAGAGGAAGCCGCAGAAACGTTGGATATGCTTTCTCAGATGGAAATGGTTCAGTAG
- a CDS encoding thioredoxin domain-containing protein has protein sequence MNFPLYLWQASIRWFAATKRQWQQMWRSWRRLSWWLAAVLTGVVLASCSAGGEASEDTQASAEFEQKVLQVLRDNPQVLMETLQSYQQEQQQGMRQARRSFLEKMSKEPASIIGNSPTKGSAKQDIVLLEFSDFQCPFCRRAYETVKQFMEKHQNRVTLVYKHLPLASIHPQAVPAAQASWAAQQQGKFWEYHDRLFENQDRLGEELYKQIATELGLDMDAWNRDRNSEAAQQAIQKDLQLAQRLGLNRTPFFFLNEQALSGAIELSELEQALQRVGS, from the coding sequence ATGAACTTTCCATTGTATTTGTGGCAAGCTAGCATCCGCTGGTTCGCTGCTACCAAACGCCAGTGGCAGCAAATGTGGCGTTCTTGGCGTCGCTTGTCTTGGTGGTTGGCGGCAGTTTTGACCGGCGTTGTTTTGGCGAGTTGTTCGGCAGGGGGGGAAGCCAGCGAAGATACGCAAGCCTCCGCTGAGTTCGAGCAAAAAGTTTTGCAGGTTTTGCGCGACAATCCGCAGGTGTTGATGGAAACCTTGCAGTCTTACCAGCAAGAACAGCAACAAGGCATGCGGCAGGCGCGGCGCTCGTTTTTAGAGAAAATGAGCAAGGAACCGGCGTCGATAATTGGCAATTCCCCGACCAAAGGGTCTGCCAAGCAAGATATTGTCTTGTTGGAGTTTTCTGATTTCCAATGTCCTTTTTGCCGTCGCGCTTACGAAACGGTAAAACAATTTATGGAAAAACACCAAAACCGGGTGACGTTGGTTTACAAGCATTTGCCGTTAGCTTCCATTCATCCGCAAGCCGTTCCTGCAGCGCAAGCATCCTGGGCAGCCCAGCAACAAGGGAAGTTTTGGGAATACCACGATCGCTTGTTTGAAAATCAAGATCGGTTAGGGGAAGAGTTATACAAGCAAATTGCTACCGAGTTGGGATTGGACATGGATGCCTGGAATCGCGATCGCAACAGCGAGGCTGCCCAACAAGCCATCCAAAAAGATTTGCAGTTGGCACAACGGTTGGGCTTAAATAGAACACCGTTTTTCTTTCTTAACGAACAAGCCCTCAGCGGGGCTATCGAATTATCGGAACTGGAGCAAGCTTTACAGCGTGTTGGGTCTTAA
- the hpsE gene encoding hormogonium polysaccharide biosynthesis glycosyltransferase HpsE, whose amino-acid sequence MSQSWKVGQQLAPSCQTTEPTATPPVLENLHPIELTVAIPTFNGAARLPEVLASLQQQQATEFRWEILIVDNNSTDSTEEVVRYYQANWSATFPLRYCKEMQQGAAFARVRAIKEAKGELVGFLDDDTIPDANWVAAAYHFAQNHPQVGAYGSQIHGDYEGAPPANFERIACFLAITEKGSEPFCYEPQKKMLPPSAGLVVRKQAWQDNVPDKPSLSGRCGGSMLNSEDLEAIMYIQKAGWEVWYNANMELYHKIPRKRLQKEYLLALVRGTGLARHRIRMLRWKPWQRPLLFPVAWGRDILKAILFYQKHRHRIPEDVVTACEMEFLTSSILSPFYLWRRDLDLWWQTTLKTFRTILYFEQSNYQKSSSS is encoded by the coding sequence ATGAGCCAAAGCTGGAAGGTAGGGCAACAACTGGCACCAAGTTGCCAAACCACAGAACCAACAGCCACCCCCCCAGTATTAGAAAACCTGCATCCTATCGAACTAACCGTAGCCATTCCCACCTTCAATGGTGCAGCTAGGTTGCCGGAAGTTTTGGCAAGTTTGCAGCAGCAACAAGCAACCGAATTCCGTTGGGAAATTCTGATTGTAGATAACAATAGTACTGATAGCACAGAAGAAGTCGTTCGCTACTATCAAGCCAACTGGTCTGCAACGTTTCCCCTGCGATACTGTAAAGAAATGCAGCAAGGTGCAGCCTTTGCCAGGGTTCGCGCCATCAAAGAAGCCAAAGGAGAGTTGGTTGGTTTTCTCGATGACGATACCATTCCCGATGCCAACTGGGTAGCCGCCGCCTACCATTTTGCACAAAACCATCCCCAGGTCGGTGCCTACGGCAGCCAAATCCACGGGGATTACGAAGGAGCGCCACCAGCCAATTTTGAACGCATTGCTTGTTTTCTGGCGATAACCGAAAAGGGGTCGGAACCTTTCTGCTACGAACCGCAAAAGAAAATGCTGCCGCCTTCTGCCGGATTGGTGGTTCGCAAGCAAGCCTGGCAAGACAACGTGCCGGATAAACCTTCCCTGAGCGGTCGTTGCGGTGGATCCATGCTCAACAGCGAAGACCTGGAAGCCATCATGTACATCCAGAAGGCCGGCTGGGAAGTTTGGTACAATGCCAACATGGAATTATACCATAAAATTCCCCGCAAACGGCTGCAAAAAGAATATCTGTTGGCTTTGGTACGGGGCACTGGTTTAGCCAGACATCGCATCCGCATGTTGCGCTGGAAACCCTGGCAAAGGCCGCTGTTGTTTCCTGTGGCTTGGGGGCGAGATATTCTCAAAGCAATCTTATTTTATCAAAAACATCGCCACCGCATTCCAGAAGATGTGGTGACTGCCTGCGAAATGGAATTTTTAACCAGTTCGATTTTGAGTCCTTTTTATTTGTGGCGTCGGGATTTGGACCTTTGGTGGCAGACAACGCTGAAAACGTTCCGTACTATCCTGTATTTTGAGCAATCCAACTACCAAAAAAGCTCTAGTTCCTAG
- the aspS gene encoding aspartate--tRNA ligase — MRSLYCGQLRKEHIGKTVTLCGWVDRRRDHGGVIFIDLRDRFGVAQIVSDPSRTPQSYDDADRLRNEYVVQVKGTVSERPTESINPKLPTGEVEIYAEDIQLFNPVRRQLPFQVSNSEIESVSDQLRLRYRYLDLRRDRMMRNIQIRHQVVKAIRRFLEDEAQFTEIETPVLTRSTPEGARDYLVPSRVNPGEWFALPQSPQLFKQLMMVAGCDRYYQIARCFRDEDLRADRQPEFTQLDMEMSFMSVDDILDLNEALICHIFKTVQGIDLPRPFPRLTYNEAMSRYGSDRPDRRFGLELVNVSDIVKDSSFKVFSGAVASGGLVKVLPIPNADNTISNVRIKPGGDLFKAATEAGAKGLAYIRVREGGEIDTIGAIKDNLTDEQKQELLERTGAQPGHLLLFGAGDTDTVNKTLDRLRQLLGEELDLIDTSKIDLVWITDFPMFEWNPDEQRLEALHHPFTAPRPEDVDDMKNAKAQAYDLVYNGYEIGGGSLRNYQREVQEKVFEAIGLSVEEANQKFGFLLEALDYGTPPHGGIAYGLDRLVMLMAGEESIRDVIAFPKTQQARCLLTEAPATVGEDQLKELYVASTYQPESSDSE; from the coding sequence ATGCGAAGTCTTTATTGCGGTCAACTTAGAAAAGAACATATAGGAAAAACCGTCACCCTTTGCGGCTGGGTAGACCGCCGTCGCGACCATGGCGGTGTAATTTTTATCGACCTGCGCGATCGCTTTGGGGTGGCGCAAATTGTTAGCGACCCTAGCCGTACACCCCAATCTTACGATGATGCAGACCGATTGCGCAACGAATATGTGGTGCAGGTGAAGGGAACGGTCAGCGAACGACCGACAGAATCCATCAATCCCAAACTACCTACGGGAGAGGTGGAAATTTATGCGGAGGATATTCAGTTATTCAATCCCGTGCGCCGGCAGTTGCCTTTTCAGGTTTCCAACAGCGAAATTGAATCGGTAAGCGACCAGTTACGCCTGCGGTATCGCTATTTGGATTTGCGGCGCGATCGCATGATGCGCAATATCCAAATTCGCCATCAAGTAGTCAAAGCCATTCGCCGCTTTTTGGAAGACGAAGCCCAATTCACGGAAATCGAAACTCCGGTTCTCACGCGGTCTACCCCCGAAGGCGCGCGGGATTATTTGGTGCCTTCCCGGGTGAACCCAGGAGAATGGTTTGCTTTGCCTCAGTCGCCGCAGCTGTTCAAACAATTGATGATGGTGGCGGGATGCGATCGCTACTATCAAATTGCCCGTTGTTTCCGCGATGAAGACTTGCGCGCCGACCGACAGCCGGAATTTACCCAGCTAGACATGGAAATGAGTTTCATGTCGGTAGATGACATTTTAGACCTCAACGAAGCCCTCATCTGCCATATCTTTAAAACCGTACAAGGCATCGACCTACCGCGACCTTTCCCCCGCCTCACCTACAACGAAGCCATGTCGCGTTACGGAAGCGATCGCCCCGACCGGCGGTTTGGGTTAGAATTGGTTAATGTCTCCGATATCGTCAAAGATAGTAGCTTCAAAGTCTTCTCCGGTGCCGTTGCCTCCGGCGGATTGGTCAAAGTTCTGCCCATCCCCAACGCCGACAACACCATTTCCAACGTACGCATCAAACCCGGCGGCGACCTATTCAAAGCAGCCACCGAAGCCGGTGCCAAAGGTCTAGCATATATTCGAGTTCGCGAAGGCGGGGAAATCGACACCATTGGTGCCATCAAAGACAATCTCACCGACGAACAAAAACAAGAACTATTGGAACGCACCGGTGCCCAACCCGGTCACTTATTGCTATTTGGCGCTGGCGATACCGATACCGTCAACAAAACCCTCGACCGCTTGCGTCAGCTTTTGGGAGAAGAACTCGATCTCATCGATACCAGCAAAATCGACCTGGTCTGGATTACTGACTTCCCCATGTTTGAATGGAATCCCGACGAACAACGTCTAGAAGCATTACACCATCCATTCACTGCCCCCAGACCGGAAGATGTAGATGATATGAAAAATGCCAAGGCACAAGCCTACGACCTGGTTTACAACGGCTACGAAATCGGCGGCGGCAGCTTGCGCAATTACCAGCGGGAAGTTCAAGAAAAAGTGTTTGAAGCCATTGGTTTGTCTGTCGAAGAAGCCAATCAGAAGTTTGGTTTTCTCTTAGAAGCTTTAGATTATGGCACACCTCCCCACGGCGGCATTGCCTACGGGTTAGACCGTTTGGTAATGTTAATGGCAGGGGAAGAATCCATCCGCGATGTGATTGCTTTTCCCAAAACCCAACAAGCCCGTTGTTTGCTTACGGAAGCACCGGCTACAGTGGGCGAAGACCAACTCAAAGAACTGTATGTGGCTTCTACATACCAGCCGGAGTCGTCGGATAGTGAATAG
- a CDS encoding NAD(P)H-quinone oxidoreductase subunit O gives MAEQQAEKGQAKKKPIKKGSLVRVVREKLENSLEAQASDNRFPSYLFDSDGEVLETQGDYGLVKFYVPTPACWLRLDQLEKTGGK, from the coding sequence ATGGCAGAACAACAAGCAGAAAAAGGACAAGCCAAAAAGAAACCCATTAAAAAAGGCAGCTTGGTGCGCGTCGTACGGGAAAAACTAGAAAACAGCCTGGAAGCGCAAGCCAGCGACAATCGCTTTCCTTCCTATTTATTTGACTCCGACGGGGAAGTGTTGGAAACCCAAGGCGACTATGGTTTGGTGAAATTTTACGTTCCCACACCGGCTTGTTGGCTGCGTTTGGATCAGCTGGAAAAAACCGGCGGTAAATAA
- the rpe gene encoding ribulose-phosphate 3-epimerase has translation MTQTQSQKPIVVAPSILSADFSRLGAEVQAVDRAGADWIHVDVMDGRFVPNITIGPLVVKAIRPLTDKPLDVHLMIVEPEKYVEQFAAAGADIISVHAEHNASPHLHRTLNQIREAGKQAGVVLNPSTPLEFIDYVLDQCDLVLLMSVNPGFGGQSFIPGIIPKIRKLRAMCDERGLDPWIEVDGGLKPKNTWQVLEAGANAIVAGSAVFKADDYATAIEGVRNSSRPSQELVTA, from the coding sequence ATGACCCAAACCCAATCCCAAAAACCAATTGTTGTCGCTCCTTCTATTCTATCAGCCGATTTTAGTCGTCTGGGAGCAGAAGTGCAGGCTGTCGATCGAGCAGGGGCTGACTGGATCCATGTCGATGTCATGGACGGTCGCTTCGTTCCCAATATCACCATTGGACCTTTGGTTGTCAAGGCAATTCGCCCCTTAACCGACAAACCCCTCGACGTTCACTTGATGATCGTTGAACCGGAAAAATACGTGGAACAATTCGCCGCAGCCGGCGCGGATATTATTTCCGTACATGCCGAACACAACGCTTCTCCCCACCTACACCGCACCCTCAACCAAATTCGGGAAGCTGGCAAGCAAGCCGGTGTGGTTCTCAATCCTTCTACACCACTGGAATTCATCGACTACGTGTTGGATCAATGCGATTTGGTGCTGTTAATGAGCGTTAACCCCGGTTTCGGCGGTCAGAGCTTCATTCCCGGCATTATTCCCAAAATCCGCAAGCTGCGTGCCATGTGCGACGAGCGCGGTCTCGATCCCTGGATTGAAGTTGATGGCGGCCTCAAACCCAAAAATACTTGGCAGGTATTGGAAGCCGGTGCCAATGCCATTGTTGCCGGTTCTGCGGTCTTCAAGGCAGATGACTATGCCACGGCCATAGAAGGAGTTCGCAATAGCAGCCGACCTTCTCAAGAGTTGGTCACCGCCTAA
- the hypD gene encoding hydrogenase formation protein HypD has protein sequence MKYIDEFRDPQKAQAVLQQIKKFSRKLDRSAQNPLKIMEVCGGHTHSIFKYGLETILPDNIELVHGPGCPVCVMPRGRLDDAIALAEMPNVIFTTYGDAMRVPGTKKSLLEAKADGADIRMVYSPLDALQIAKENPQQEVIFFGLGFETTAPSTALTILQAEREKVPNFSVFSNHVLVVPALQALLDNGELQLDGFIGPGHVSMVIGTEPYQFICDRYQKPVVVSGFEPLDILQSVWMLLQQMVSHRVEVENQYQRIVKPQGNPVAIDAMEKVFVPRESFEWRGLGEIPQSGFQLADAYSHFDAEVKFAVPHYQSQDHKACQCGKILQGILKPTDCKVFGTACTPSNPLGACMVSSEGACAAYYKYHRLSAAS, from the coding sequence ATGAAATATATTGACGAATTTCGCGACCCGCAAAAAGCACAAGCGGTTTTGCAGCAAATTAAAAAATTTAGTCGAAAATTAGATCGTAGCGCTCAAAATCCTTTAAAAATCATGGAAGTTTGTGGGGGACATACCCACTCGATTTTTAAATACGGCTTGGAAACCATTTTACCAGACAATATCGAACTGGTGCATGGTCCGGGATGTCCCGTTTGCGTTATGCCACGGGGAAGATTGGATGATGCGATCGCTTTGGCAGAAATGCCTAATGTTATTTTTACCACCTACGGCGATGCCATGCGGGTACCGGGAACCAAAAAAAGTCTGCTAGAAGCCAAAGCCGACGGTGCCGATATTCGCATGGTTTATTCTCCCCTGGATGCGTTGCAAATTGCCAAGGAAAATCCCCAACAAGAAGTTATCTTTTTTGGTTTGGGATTTGAAACCACTGCCCCCAGCACCGCTTTAACCATCCTACAAGCCGAACGAGAAAAAGTGCCCAACTTTAGCGTATTTAGCAACCACGTATTGGTGGTACCGGCTTTGCAAGCTTTGCTAGACAATGGGGAACTACAACTGGATGGATTTATTGGACCCGGTCACGTCAGCATGGTTATTGGTACCGAACCCTACCAGTTTATCTGCGATCGCTATCAAAAACCCGTTGTTGTTTCCGGCTTTGAACCTTTAGATATTCTCCAATCGGTTTGGATGTTATTGCAGCAAATGGTTTCCCATCGTGTGGAAGTAGAAAACCAATACCAACGTATCGTCAAACCCCAGGGAAATCCCGTTGCCATCGATGCAATGGAAAAAGTATTCGTTCCTAGAGAAAGTTTTGAATGGCGGGGATTGGGAGAAATCCCCCAATCCGGCTTTCAACTTGCCGATGCCTACAGCCACTTCGATGCGGAAGTCAAATTTGCCGTTCCCCACTACCAAAGCCAAGACCACAAAGCTTGCCAGTGCGGTAAAATTCTGCAAGGCATTCTCAAACCCACCGATTGCAAAGTATTTGGTACCGCCTGCACCCCATCCAATCCGTTAGGTGCCTGTATGGTTTCCTCGGAAGGGGCATGTGCGGCATATTATAAATACCATCGCCTATCTGCTGCTAGTTAA